A segment of the Bdellovibrio bacteriovorus genome:
CAAGTACCTTTCGGGTGAAAGTTACACCATCGCCGACATGGTGACATATCCTTGGGTGGCAGGATTTATTCATGCCCAGCCGGGCTGGTTTGAAGACAAGCCGGCAGTGAAGCGCTGGGCTGAGCTGGTGGGAGCTCGCCCCGCAGTTCAAAAAGCCATGGCTTAAGCGCCCCTTCTTGGCCTCTGCCAACTCTTTAGACAGTGTTCCGCAGTTATCCGAGAATAGATTGATTTTGGAACAGGCACAGTTGTCGCTATTCTCCGCGATGAACATTTATAAAGGAGAATACAATGAAAGCCTCTCATTTGTTGTTTGCGGTTGTTATGGTGGCCAGTGCCACATCTTTCGCTGAAAGAGCCGGGAACGCCTGGAAAAACGAGGTTCGTTCCGAGGGTCAGGGTCAGTATTTTATCGATCAGGAAGGCAATAAATACTGCACGCATGAAGGAACGCGTTTTGCGCATTCAATCCAAGACGGAACTCTGGTCGTGATGGATAAAGAGACCGGAAAGTCTGCCAAGTATTTCAGTAAAGTGGGCTTCACCAAAAAAGGATTTGTAGTGTCGATGAAAAGTGAAACGGGTGATGAGTCACTGCCGGTATTCATCGGTGAGTCTGAGCAGGGAACACACTACTTCAACAGCCTTGGTGATGTTCAAGCCGGACAGTTGGATGAGGGTTTTTCTTTTGGTGAAATTGCCAATGTGAAGACCAAGACTTATACGCTGATGTGCTCTAAAAAATAAGCTTCAATTTCACGCAACTAATTGCTGCATTGTGGGCCTTCTTGAAGTGGATTAAAAATCCATCCATCCATCCATCCATCAAGGAGGCCTTTGTGCTTAAAATGATCCCTGTTCTGTCTTTGTTACTGGGCTCTCAAGCCCTTGCCCATGTGTCCCTGGAAAATCCTCAAGCCGCTGCTGGCAGCTATTACAAGGCTGTTGTGCGCGTACCTCATGGCTGCGATGCCACAGCCACCACGTCTTTGACGGTGCATTTGCCCAAGGGCTTCATCACGCCTAAACCCATGCCGAAGCCAGGCTGGGATGTGGCGGTTGAAACAGACACCAGCGGTGTTGCCACGGCAGTGAAGTTCAGCGGTGGAAACTTGCCGGATGCATTCTATGACGAATTTGTGATTCGGGCGAAAATCACGGCCCCGGCAAATTCAACCTTGTATTTCAAAGTCTCACAGGTCTGTGAAAAAGGTCAGATTGACTGGTTTGATATCCCGGTTCCAGGTCAGGATGAGCACGAACTGGCGGCTCCGGCGGCAAGCTTGAAAATCACCGCAGGAGCTTCGGGCCACTAGGTCTTGAGGTTCTTAAAGTCCCACAAATCCTGATCCATCAGTTGACTTGGCTTGATATTCGTCATGGAAGTCTGGATGGAGGCATAGATGTTCGGGATCTCTTTTTCGAGGTCTCGAACCAGCTTTTTGATGCGCTGACGTTTCAATCCGTCCTGGGATCCGCACAGGTTGCACGGGATCACCGGGAAGGCCCATTCGGCCGCCAGTTCTTCGATATCTCTTTCAGAAGCATAGCACAGTGGGCGGACCAGAATATTGCGTTCGTCGTCAGATTTCAGTTTTGGTGGCATGGCCGCAGTGGTGCCGACATAGAACATGTTCAGCAAGGCCGTGTGAACGACGTCATCGCGGTGGTGTCCCAGTGCCAGCTTGGTGAAGCCGTTGTTATGGGCAAAATCATAAAGAATCGCACGGCGCAGACGTGAGCAAAGAGAACAGAACGTTCCGCCCTGAACTTTTTCTTTCACGATGGAATAAGTGTCTTTTTCAACGATATGAAAAGGCACGCCCAGGCTTTCCACCCAAACTTTGAATTTGGAAACATCGAAGCCCGGTTGTTTTTGATCCAGGATCGCAGCTTCGATTTGGAATTTGCGCTCAGAGCGTCTTTGGATTTCGGTCAGCAAAGCCAGCAGGACACTGGAATCTTTGCCGCCGGAAACGCAGACCATGACCTTGTCGCCGTCTTCAATCATGTTGAAGTCGTTCAAGGCCTGCACGATCTGTTTGCGGATTTTTACCGCCAGGGGAAGTTCAAAATTAACGGCTGATTTCATGGCCTTGGGTTGTATCCGATAGCTCAACCACTTGTCGAGCTAATTTGATGCCCTGAGCCTTCAGAGCCTCAATCCCGCGCACATAAACCTTGTCGCCGATGTTGAACTGGGAACCGTAATTATCAATGAAATAGATGATTTTCAGTTCCACCCAATGTTCGTTGGTGTCGCTGACATAGGCCCAAGGTGCCGGAATGCCTCGGATTTCGCCAACTCCGGCGACCGTGCGCTCCAGGATCTGCTTGGCCAGCTCGATGTTCTGACCGAATGCCAGGCGGAAGATCTGACGGCGAACGATAGGGTTGTCCGGTGGGGAGAAGTTTGAAATCTGAGCATTGGCCATAAAGCGATTCGGGAAGGTGATCAGCTCATCAGAAAAGCCCACCAGGGTTGTGGAGCGCCAGGTGATCTCGCGCACTTGACCCGTGGCTTTCTGAATACCGCTCGTGATTTCCAGCCAGTCACCGATTTCAAAGTTGCGATCCAGCTGCAAAGAAATTCCGGCAAACAGATTTCCCAAAGTGTCCTGCAGCGCCAGACCCAGAATCACCGAGGCCGCCGCCGACGTCGCAAGCAGGGGTCCCACCTCCAGGCCAAACACGTGAGTGATGCCCCAGAACATTAAGACGATAGAAAGGATCAAAGAGAAAATGTTCACCAGAAGCAGAGGAACACCGTGCTTCATTGATCCCAAGAACAGGTACTGCAGGACGATCAGACGGGATGTTTTCACAAACACCACGTTGCCCCAAACAAAAGTCAGGAAGGCGACATAAGGAATGAACTTCGCAAAACGCCCGATCTGGGGTTCGGAGGTCTGCATGAAAATAAAGAGCAAAAACAAGAAGGCCAAAATCACATAATGGCGAAGCAAAGTGCGGAAATGATTGCGGATGCTGCGATGTCTTTCGTCGGAGGCTTCCTTCAGGAAAAACTTGTAGAAGATCCAGGTGATGGCAATGAGCGCCCCCAAAAGTATGAAAGGCTCAAGTTCAAGGAGTCCATAGAGTGCCTGAATTTTGATAAACTTTTCTGCCATGCTGATGTGTCCCTCTTGAACTCTGATTATAGTGACTAATTTTTAGTCTAGTCGAGTCTAAAATTCATCCCGGGTGTAATCTGTCCAAGTCAGCCTGCCGATAAGTTCCCTATGAAAACACACGGAATGGTTTTGATCTTAGGGATGATGATGACGGCCTGCGCACCACAGGGGTATGAGGCCATGAACAATATCGCTTCGCAGGTGGGTAATGACATTGCCTGCAAAGACAACAAGCTGGAGATGAAGCTCTGGGACGGCCTGAAGGCCTATCTGATTGAGCAAAAAGAGATCCCGGCTTCCGAAACACTAAAGCAGGCCATGCGCGATCAGGTGCAAAAACTGGCTGCTGAAAATCCAAGCATGACAAGTGAAGATCAGGAGAAGCTGCAAGCCCAGTTGGACAAGCTGGTTGTATCCTTGCTTGAAGAAGCTCCCAAGGGTGAGCGCGTGGAAACACCAGAACAGCTTTTGATGCTTCTGTCGGCGATCGACGTTGGGGACCGTTCCACGGTTTTCAGAAGCTACATGCAGGATAAAGTGCGTGGCAATTTCACGCAGCTTTCAAAAACCGTGGAAAGCTTTGAGTTGAATTGTCCGTCCGGCGACAACTCCACAGCGGGCACAGACTCGGGATCTGATTCCGGCAGCACTGATGCGGGTTCAGGATCGGGGGGCAGTAATGTGGTGGAAGAGCCAACACCAGCGCCGAATCGTGATTATGAATACCATAAAGCCCAAGCTTTGAGTGCCGGGGAGCCCTTGGCGGTATTCGGTGCCCGTTGGGCCTTTGCAACGTCCTATCAGACCTGCCAAAGCGTGGCTTTGCCGGACCTGAATGCGCAGACGCCCACGATCTCCGGTATCTCTATCGTGGGGAAACACTCCGACGGTGTCGGCAGCAAGCGAGAGATCGCCAGCCTTTCCAAGGTTCAGGCCACGCATCCTTACATCAAGGGTGTGTCAGGATATGGTGAGGGTTGCTTCAGTGTTAAATCCAATCCTTTGATTTATGATTACGGCGGGAAGCCTTACGGAACGACAGCGGCCGATTCCCCGATTGATATGTTTAAGAACAACGGTGACGGCACCAAGGTTCTGGGTATTGACTGCTCTGGTTACGTTTACACCTCCATGGCCACCGCGGGGCTTCGTTTGAAGGCAGGCCGCGCACTGAAAGCTTCAGATTCCTGGGCGTGGGGTTCCAGCTCTTATGTAGAGCCTCAGAACAACGGGCTGACGTGTTTATCCAAGATCTCTGTGACACCTTCGACGTCCCTGAAAGCCGGTGACATCGTGGCAGTCTATGGTCACGTTCTATTGATCGATAAAGCCGGTTCTGATCCATTCGGCATCGCTTCGGCAAAAACCGAAAGCGATTGTTCGAAAATCAAATCCAGCGGTTTTGATTTCACGGTCGCGCAGAGCTCTCCGAACGTGGGTGGTGTGGGTATCAACTTCTTTGATGCCCGTGTGTACCTGCC
Coding sequences within it:
- a CDS encoding YcnI family protein, translating into MLKMIPVLSLLLGSQALAHVSLENPQAAAGSYYKAVVRVPHGCDATATTSLTVHLPKGFITPKPMPKPGWDVAVETDTSGVATAVKFSGGNLPDAFYDEFVIRAKITAPANSTLYFKVSQVCEKGQIDWFDIPVPGQDEHELAAPAASLKITAGASGH
- the ttcA gene encoding tRNA 2-thiocytidine(32) synthetase TtcA, coding for MKSAVNFELPLAVKIRKQIVQALNDFNMIEDGDKVMVCVSGGKDSSVLLALLTEIQRRSERKFQIEAAILDQKQPGFDVSKFKVWVESLGVPFHIVEKDTYSIVKEKVQGGTFCSLCSRLRRAILYDFAHNNGFTKLALGHHRDDVVHTALLNMFYVGTTAAMPPKLKSDDERNILVRPLCYASERDIEELAAEWAFPVIPCNLCGSQDGLKRQRIKKLVRDLEKEIPNIYASIQTSMTNIKPSQLMDQDLWDFKNLKT
- a CDS encoding mechanosensitive ion channel family protein, producing MAEKFIKIQALYGLLELEPFILLGALIAITWIFYKFFLKEASDERHRSIRNHFRTLLRHYVILAFLFLLFIFMQTSEPQIGRFAKFIPYVAFLTFVWGNVVFVKTSRLIVLQYLFLGSMKHGVPLLLVNIFSLILSIVLMFWGITHVFGLEVGPLLATSAAASVILGLALQDTLGNLFAGISLQLDRNFEIGDWLEITSGIQKATGQVREITWRSTTLVGFSDELITFPNRFMANAQISNFSPPDNPIVRRQIFRLAFGQNIELAKQILERTVAGVGEIRGIPAPWAYVSDTNEHWVELKIIYFIDNYGSQFNIGDKVYVRGIEALKAQGIKLARQVVELSDTTQGHEISR